The following proteins come from a genomic window of Methanomassiliicoccales archaeon:
- a CDS encoding universal stress protein: MFRKLLIPVDLSPQSLMMVYTALRMKEYGVLDLVVYSAVPDSPPDDTILEDVGKKLDKVGMKHELVVQTSTNPAKSILKVSGSRGIAMIAMAASGKGRMKEFFVGSTSLEVIRGSKVPVLLDKFSFSADNDPEGYCRNCPKLLERVLVSLDLSKVSNHIQPYVQSIIDAGAKNITLFHVVQAHKYKMSDDDRFKEVKVKLEEYRDRLEVKNCKVDVHIHFGTTTYNILEVSREMDATLIVLGTTGRGYLRGATLGSTSEEVIKGSTRPMLLIPS; the protein is encoded by the coding sequence ATGTTCCGAAAATTGTTGATCCCGGTCGACCTCTCGCCCCAATCGCTGATGATGGTGTACACCGCCCTCCGCATGAAGGAGTATGGCGTCTTGGACCTGGTGGTATATTCCGCCGTGCCGGACAGCCCACCCGACGACACGATACTTGAGGACGTAGGAAAGAAGCTGGACAAGGTCGGGATGAAGCACGAGCTGGTGGTCCAGACCAGCACCAACCCTGCTAAGTCCATTCTTAAGGTATCGGGGTCCAGAGGGATCGCCATGATCGCCATGGCCGCCTCCGGCAAGGGCCGGATGAAGGAGTTCTTCGTCGGCAGCACCTCCCTGGAGGTCATCAGGGGATCGAAGGTTCCCGTGCTGCTGGACAAGTTCTCGTTCTCCGCGGACAACGACCCTGAAGGTTACTGCAGGAACTGCCCCAAGCTACTGGAGCGAGTGCTCGTATCGTTGGACCTATCCAAAGTTTCCAATCACATTCAACCCTATGTTCAGAGCATCATCGACGCCGGCGCCAAGAACATCACCCTGTTCCACGTGGTCCAGGCCCACAAGTACAAGATGAGCGACGACGACCGCTTCAAGGAGGTCAAGGTGAAGTTGGAGGAATACCGGGACCGGCTGGAGGTCAAGAACTGCAAGGTGGACGTACACATCCATTTCGGGACGACCACCTACAACATACTGGAGGTGTCCAGGGAGATGGACGCCACCCTAATCGTGCTGGGGACCACCGGGAGGGGCTATCTGAGGGGGGCAACGCTCGGATCGACCTCCGAAGAGGTCATCAAAGGCTCCACCCGTCCCATGCTGCTCATACCGAGCTGA
- a CDS encoding DMT family transporter translates to MSANTSPKTAAVLSTLLSSFMLGTSYVAVKLAVGETNPFLLGAATAAVGSALVIAIMLWRGTFTKDMFRHWEFWAGSLINTWVVGLSYVGLTMTAASAAGLIIGSNVIFVAFFSWIAFRERMSHRRLLGVAIALLGLVTLTTRWNLSVFHGSQMVGNLLMLLAAAGIGVTVVFSRFALRKLRSDQWALGMHLLLPLTLFLLSVLVPLEGGLDRSAIPAVLFIGAVCTTIPTILWTGALRHISVVTSATVLMVESAFAVFLSWLVLGENMDGYVIAGALMIFTAILLLARSE, encoded by the coding sequence ATGAGCGCCAACACCTCGCCGAAGACCGCCGCCGTTCTCAGCACCTTGCTGTCCAGCTTTATGCTTGGCACGTCCTACGTGGCGGTCAAGTTGGCCGTGGGCGAGACCAATCCTTTCCTGCTCGGGGCAGCCACGGCGGCGGTGGGCTCGGCACTGGTCATCGCCATCATGCTGTGGAGGGGGACGTTCACCAAGGACATGTTCCGGCACTGGGAATTCTGGGCGGGGTCGCTAATCAACACTTGGGTGGTCGGACTTTCATATGTAGGGTTGACCATGACCGCCGCCTCGGCGGCTGGGCTGATAATTGGCAGCAACGTCATCTTCGTGGCCTTCTTCAGCTGGATAGCGTTCCGGGAAAGGATGAGCCACCGCAGGCTGCTGGGTGTCGCCATCGCCCTGCTGGGCCTGGTCACCTTGACCACCCGCTGGAACCTATCGGTCTTCCATGGGTCCCAAATGGTCGGCAACCTGTTGATGCTGCTGGCGGCCGCGGGCATCGGGGTCACGGTCGTGTTTTCTCGGTTCGCCCTGAGAAAGCTCCGTTCAGACCAGTGGGCCCTCGGCATGCATCTGCTTTTACCATTGACGCTTTTTTTACTGTCGGTGCTGGTCCCGCTGGAGGGCGGGCTCGACCGTTCGGCCATCCCGGCCGTTCTCTTCATCGGGGCGGTGTGCACCACCATACCGACGATCCTCTGGACCGGGGCTTTGAGGCATATCAGCGTGGTGACCTCGGCCACGGTGCTCATGGTGGAATCGGCCTTCGCCGTGTTCCTGAGCTGGCTTGTGCTCGGTGAGAACATGGACGGTTATGTCATCGCCGGGGCGCTGATGATATTCACCGCCATCTTG
- the galU gene encoding UTP--glucose-1-phosphate uridylyltransferase GalU, giving the protein MKAVIPAAGWGVRFLPLTKEQPKEMLPVIDKPVIQYVVEEAVAAGIEDIIIVTGRHKRTIEDHFDRSFELEAILQNSHKQEHLKKIRDLCNMANLHYIRQKEPKGLADAVYQARHHVGDEPFAVMLGDTIHVADVPVVKQLMDIHARTGKSVIAAERVPGDKVKDYGVLDATKVEDRLYVINDLVEKPRPEEAPSDLCIAGTYVLTPAIFECIENIKPGYNGELQLTDALKLLREKEGMMAWEFEGKRYDIGDIPGWIKSQFELSLKHPVYGKELRAYLKDLNQREKLF; this is encoded by the coding sequence ATGAAAGCGGTCATCCCAGCGGCTGGATGGGGAGTGCGCTTTCTCCCCCTCACCAAGGAGCAGCCAAAGGAGATGCTGCCGGTCATCGACAAGCCCGTCATCCAATACGTGGTGGAGGAGGCCGTGGCCGCCGGTATCGAGGACATCATCATCGTCACCGGAAGGCACAAGCGCACCATCGAGGACCATTTCGACCGTTCCTTCGAGCTGGAGGCCATACTCCAGAACAGTCACAAGCAAGAGCACTTGAAGAAGATCAGGGACCTGTGCAATATGGCCAACCTGCACTACATCCGTCAGAAGGAGCCCAAGGGGTTGGCGGACGCGGTCTACCAGGCCAGGCATCACGTGGGGGACGAGCCCTTCGCGGTCATGCTCGGCGACACCATTCACGTGGCGGACGTACCGGTGGTCAAGCAGCTGATGGACATCCACGCCCGTACCGGCAAATCGGTCATCGCCGCGGAGCGCGTGCCAGGGGACAAGGTGAAGGACTACGGGGTCCTGGACGCCACCAAGGTCGAGGACCGGCTCTATGTCATCAACGACCTGGTGGAGAAGCCCCGGCCGGAGGAGGCCCCCTCCGACCTGTGCATCGCCGGCACCTACGTGCTCACCCCGGCCATCTTCGAGTGCATTGAGAACATCAAACCGGGCTACAACGGCGAACTTCAGCTCACCGACGCCCTGAAGCTGCTGCGGGAGAAGGAGGGGATGATGGCCTGGGAGTTCGAGGGCAAGCGCTACGATATCGGCGACATTCCCGGATGGATAAAGTCCCAGTTCGAGCTATCTCTCAAGCACCCAGTGTACGGGAAAGAGCTGCGCGCCTACCTAAAGGATCTGAACCAGCGCGAGAAGCTGTTCTGA